Genomic segment of Populus nigra chromosome 6, ddPopNigr1.1, whole genome shotgun sequence:
TGAATTCAGTAATTTCATTTTacaaaattcttgaaatttagACTAACAGAGAATTACCAAAACACTAAGCACACACTCAAAAACAGTTTATCACAGAATAGCCCTAATAAGCTTTAATTAAAGCTTCtaacaaacaacaaaaacaaacacagaacTTGTGCGCACTAACAAGTACAGATGCAAAACCATCATCAACGAAATATGATAGATTTAAACACGCCAGTCCAATAATATAACTCAAATATACCAGTCAAAGCCAGGTCGATGCCCATTCCAGAGCTACAACAAGGCCAGTAacatttcatccaaaaaaaggccggcaaaaaccaaaaactacaAATTCTACCACAAACACAACCAAAACTTAACTTCCAAAGGCAGCATAAATTTCGGCCAGGATCATGAATTCAGCAATTCCGTTTTACAagattcttgaaattttgaCTAAGAAGTACAAACAACACAATTACCTAAACGCTAAGCACGcactcaaaaacaaattatcacaGAATATCCTTAGTAAGCTTTAattaaagcttttttaaaaaaaaaaaactggatctAACACAAACATGCGTTCGATAATCGTTCATACAGTCCACTGAAACATGATTATCTActgtaattaagaaaaaaatcagaaagatTAAGTGAAACCCTAAGACAGTGAGAAAtgaatttaagaaagaaaaaaaaaggacagagAGAGCTTAATACCATGGCAAGAAATGTGGCAGGTAAGCTTTGATGATTCGAGTCGATTCAGCTGCAACAAATCCAGATGAGAAATGGACTCTTGAGAGAAAATATATCGAAATCCGACTGTCGCTAAGTATGCAAGATGGACGGCTATGATTTTCGATCTTAATGGGGTGCTTGTGATGACCACGGGTAACACGTCGCAGAGACACCCGACTGCCGTGACTGCAAGGTAGTGTTGGTTATGGGTTGTGTGAGgtgttgatttttaaagtaattttagtttaaaaatatgttaaaataaatttttatttaaaaattaattttttaattttaacatattaaaataatttttaaaatacaaactatttttttaaaaaaatatagttcaccaccaaaaaaaaaaaaatactgccTTAAATAGTCGCCAAACTGAACGGTTCTGATTCTTGGATCGTTTGTAATCTGCCAAGTGTTTGGGATTCGACCTGGGTCCGAATCACTGTCTGCAAAGCTCGAGTTTTGTTCGAAACATAAGCCCAGGCTCAGTTACCTTTTAGCTCAAAATAGTTTGGATCCAAGCCCATATAATTAAGGCCTCATTTTATTTAATCcttctcttttaattaatatcttcagtcatttttgaaaaataatttttaaacaaaacaaattattgatttttctaggtatTGATCCTAGAGAGTTTGGCTTTGAACGTTATCTTCAAGTATTACTAGGATACAAGCGTAAataaatcatgttattttttttagcttttaaaaaaaaatcaaaagcaattcttgttattttaaggACCTTTAGccttgtttaattaaaaaaaatgatatttgataTATCAACCTCTTCTATATtctattcactttttttttctcaaattaattgattcaatGACTTACGTGTTAACTTGATAATTTAGTAACCCGAGTTATTTCTCAAACTCTATATTATATCTAACAATTATGTCTTTTAATTTACATGAATTGCATAACTTTAAttgaaatatgtttttctaaataatttaatatcaattaatatataaattaattcaagaataTGCTTTGTCATCACAATAaaaggagggagagagaggggtacaaagcgaagaagaagaagaagtattCTCTTCAAACTGCAGCTAAGTGGAGGGATCGAAAGCctagcctatatatatatatatatatatatatatatatatatatatattactactTTGAATACATTTAGCTCCATAATATTTTTACAGTAATATTTTTGCTCCACGGGTATAATTATAGCTAGAAGCAAAGTCACGGAAGCTATAATAGCTAACATGCCCAACGAATCCCACGAAAAAACAACAATGGGTACGGTGTCCAGCTCACCTTCCTCTCTCAATTTATGCGACACACCATCTGCAGTtcaataattattaaagtttgtttcgtgttttttattttataaaatgtttttttatttaaaataatattattttattttttataaattatttttgatatatctaaaaatactaaaaaatattaatttgaagtaaaaaaataaaataaaaattaattatttaaaaaaacacttataaaatataaaaataaatagaattaaaaataatagtattcaTTCAACTGATGATACGACTCATcacacacaaataaaaatatattttgatactcaaaattaaataagtttaattttttttgaaatgtctctcaatgttgttttgattgtattattttttaaatgtgtgtTTGAAAGTGTATTAATTGTTAAGATACTGAAGTCATGATagtataaataattttgaattttttttttgttttttggtttatttttttaattttcattattttatatggagttttttttattactctgggtcttttgatcttttttttcatatttttttaattttattatttaatataatatttttttaattttattttttaatataatatttttattttattttattttttaatattaaaattttttttggatctaCATAGTAAACAAGATTATGTGAGGAAATCATCACACGATTTAATTTAACTGttatacaaaatttaataataaaaccaatatttttttgacaatctaaatattacttcttttttttcgtcCAAACCATAGGAAGAGCACAATCAATAACTagtatgttaataataataataataataataataatgtgtaGGGGATGGAGAAAGGTCTTGTCAGCTTTTATAATTTCTCAAATgtgattttataagtttttctGAAATAAATCAACAGCTACATGGTATAGTAATAACTAATTACATGACCGCGATATGCTgcggggtttttttttataaaaaatataaaaaaaaattaagatttaaaagtgttaggtaTTTCTGTAAAACTATACCGAAGAGTCCTGGGTTTAGCTGCAATGCCTGACCcgagagtaatatttataatattaataataacattaaacttgcatgacccaagtttaagtgagtctggttgcaataccagacccaatagccttggatgtgggtctcgctgcaaggtcgtgttatgaaaatttgataattaaatagattaattaaaaagaaaaaaaccaatagaaagaaaaaaactaatgaagaaaaagaaaacaaaatctaaattaactgagttaaccctttaaaccaaGTTAACtgtcaaaccttggattcgtgtcgtgaaagtttgataactaaatagaaaaaaaaaacaaattgacgggttacccagaattaactgggctaacccgtcaaaccaagttacccgtcaaacccgggatccatgtcatgaaagtttgataactaaatagaaaaaaattaaacattaataaactaaattaagcgaaaaaaattaattaaaaaggaaaataaacaaaaacaaccaaaaggcatcaaccttttactaatgaggaaaaagaaaaaaattctgaatcgactgggttaacccgtcaaacccgagattcgtatcataaaagtctgataactaaacagaaaaaaattaatattaagaaactatagaaaaaaaaactaaaggtatCAGCCTTTTTACTGTGAACTGCATGTGCAGTCCACAATACaaagcttaaaaagaaaaaaaaacaaaggcatacatcacgggttaatttttttttcttacataaaaaatatcaaaaaaggtTAAGTTCTAAGAGTGTTaggtttttcttcaaaaatataCTCAAGAGCCTTGGGTCTAGCTGGCTAGCTGCAACGCTTGaaccaagagtaatatttataatattaataataatattaaatttacatgactcaagtttaagtgagtctagCTGTAACACCAGATTCAAGAGCCTTGAATTTAGGTATGGCTACAAGGTAGcatcataaaagtgtgataattaaataaattaattaaaaaaaaatcaacagggagaaaaaaaacaaatgaaggaaaagaaaaaaaatctgaattaactgggttaactctttaaactaggttaacccgtcaaacctgggattcgcgccatgaaagtttgataactaaatagaaaaaaaatttgacggattaacccagaattaactaggttaacccgtcaagcctgAGATACGTGTcatatagaaagaaatttaacattaacaaactaaactaaacgaaaaaaattgattaaaaagaaaaaaagcaaaaaaaaaaaattcgggttaactcgtccaaccaggttaacctgttaaacccgggatccatgtcataaaagtctaataattaaataaaataaaaatttcacatctacaaactaaattaaacaaaaaaatatcattaaaagaaaaaaacacaaagaaaaaagcaaaaaaaaacccataaaggtataaaaaataaaaaaaacaaattttttttaaaaaaatatagttaagaGTTTCATTGTGCACTGTGTagtgcacagtgaaacactaatTCATAAAAGGCATGGGAAAAGCTACAGTACTTTCCCCATATTTTTTAGAGTATTGTTAAGTAGTTCATTAGCCTGCTTTGTATTATGGGTTAAAACAAGATTCTTTTAAATCACAAAAAACTATTCAGTTATTGGTGACACACCttctagaaaaacaaatagattttaatcataaattgaataaaatattaatccaATAATCAgatagaaaaacatttgatcTATTTGGGTTAAGTTAGGTTGATTTGCGAAACTCACaggaataatttaaaaaaaaacaaaatagaaagctcaatctcaaattaattaaacgttgaaggataaaatcaataaaaaataacatttgattaaaaaacaaagtgaacTAGAGTCAACCAAGCAAACTTATAATGCAAGTCATGCATGTTATCAGATTaaatttttacctataaattatttttcatttaattatacaacaataaagtgcatgatattttttctagtatgaaacaacatatttttttaaagtaaaaaaacaatgataggCACGTGGAGTCAAGATAACAATAAATCatcgataaaaaaaaggatgggattgtatttttttaaattgagagaTAGAAAAAgcattacataaaaaaaaaatagctcggATGTTGtgtattaatttgttaaattcacgtgttaaagcaaaaaaaataattaaaaagccgaaaacaaaatattcagGTATTAGTGacgtcttttttttaaaatgttaaccattaattgaatgatattttgatataatattgaGATGAAAAAGCATTTAATCCATATGGATTAGCTTGGGCTGACCTGCAAAACTAGCAGGGATAatcctgaaaaaaataatttcgaaAGCTCAATCATGtattaattcaatgttaaatgacaaaattgataaaaaaacgcatttgattaagaaaaacaaagtgaaCTTGAGTCAATCTACCTTACTCACAACACAAGTCATGCATGTCACCAGATCCAataatttcttcatctcaatgattattttttatttaattgtatgaCAATAAAGCGCGTGATGGTTTTTTTGAAtgaaacaatatagtttttaaaagtaaaaaaagggCGATAGGCACATGATGATGAGATAGCAATAATAGATCATTGATAACAAAAGGTTAAATTGTATTCTTTCACgcttgagtttaaaaaaatagatcattgataaaaagaaaaaaaatgttaaattgtaatattttaaaaaaaaattaagggacaCAAAAAAGCATTatacaagtaaataaataatagctatGATGTTGTAGATTAACTCGTTAAATTCACTACTTGAATAAAATATTCTATTTggttcaataatttatttttttaattttttttaaaatcaaacatgaaatagaaaaaaagagagactagTTATGTGGCCATGGGTAATAAAACAAAACAGCCTAAATGTGTGGGCCTTTCAGCCCACCCCACGTGCTTAGGCCTTCCATCATAACCTTCGTGCTTGGGCCTAtccattgtttttcttaaaagggTGAATGgctaattttgtgtttttttttaaaaaaaaagatagcaaaGGACATGCCTTTTGTGATAGTAGATAGCGCACCATATGCTACAACAAACACGTATCACTTGCttttgagttaaataaaaaaaatagatcatcgATAACaaaaggttaattttttaaaaaaattaagggacaTGGAAgcattaaacaaaaagaaaagaaataataactTGGATGTTGTGGATTAACTCGTTAAATCCGCTACCCGGATAAAGGATTTAATTGggctcaatgatttttttttatattattcaatcaTGTTCATGTGTATGAAGTACAAgggatggattttttttctttgatttgattcaATCATTTTCATATGTATGTCCATTTATATTATCGTatgattaaataagaaaatgattataataaaaaacattattaaatacAACATGAAATATAACCCATGTtgcgagatcaaatattttaaactacatctatctcttgatttttctaatttagtcttTAGTTATCTTaaacattggattgatttggaatcaagcttcataatttattttggtttattttttatctcgGTCTCGTGACCAGGTTTCGGGTTAACATTGGTAGACTTTGTTAttttactgtgtttttttttagattgatttgttTACATATAATTTCATCACCCATCAActgatttattgaaaaataagctttataaattgttttgatcTACTTTTTATGAGATTGTTCCAATCTTATTACTTGGATCgttggtttgacaagttaacctgatttttttttagttcattttatatgagattatcccactctcatgacccgagtcatggaTTTCATAGGCTGACTTGGGTTGACTCAGCTTGTTTTTTAtgtattgttttattgtttttttatttcatttcaatttcatcttaagcattgagtttattgaaaattaggcttcttgatttatttcagtttattttttataaggttattttagtctcatgaCATGAGTTATAGATTTGGTAGGTTGAtccaagttgactcaagttatttttttaattatttttaattgatttattttttaattttatcttttaacgtttagttgatttgaaattaagtttcataatttatttcgatttgTTTTATAAGGGGTTATCATGGTTTTATGACATGAGACATGAATTTGGCAGGTTAACCTGCGTTGACTTGAGTCGATCTAACATGTTGCcgtctcaataatttttttgaaaaaagatattgtcttaaattttttcaagtcaaactatattttaactGATTATTCGAATGATTTTTGGATTTACCAAGTAGATTGAGTCTATCAACTccaacacatttttttttattagaaaaaaaactaacaatgcTTGAATGTTTGTATTTGTgttcaaataaatttgataCTGCCCGTAATAGCTTTGCTCTAAATATTTTGGCCAGTTGATTGTCATCATCCATGCAAACAAACATTCTTATTCGACCTCTCTTGTGATGAGCACAAAGTCCATTGCAAGCAAAACCTGCAGGCCAAATCCGGCAGTTAGTGGAGGTTTAACCTCTGAAGTTCGTCCGATGGACACTGTTTGAATAAAATACACAAATTTTTCTATTTGCGATGGCCcagcttatttttttatgtcgcTACTGCTGTCTATGCAAGGCCCTTTGTAAGCAACGTTTTCAAGGAATACAAATTAAACTGTACTAAtcgaaaaagaaataaaagcagCACAGAAGCATGACATGAAATTTGAAATCTAAAACTTAATTAAGCCGTAATTAATCTCTGCTATCGATTAATAAATGCCCTTTGTAAGCATTTTATGAGCAGATCAGTAAGAGACTCGATTCAAGGCCAGGATCACAGATTTTGCTAGGTCACCGGGTTTTGATCGGATCACTAGatcaatcctaattttttttataaattaaaacgatattgttttggctaaaaaaataaatagtcaatAGGCTGCATTTAAGCTTTTGACCGGATCTTGCTGGTCAACCGGGTCACCAGGTCAACCTGCTGGATCAATCGagtttttgatttcttttattgttttaaatctGGTCTGGCTCTAGCTCTAGATTAATTGGGTTCTAGATTAATTAGAcaggttaaattttaaaactacgaATGTATGGAAAGTATATCATAAAGTTTTAAACACAAATTGAACCCTCTTTCTTCCCCTCAAATTGATATATGATGGAACATAATCCATGAAATCCACATACATTCAGcaatttaaatatatcattaaatatatccatgattgtgatttttaaataattgcatGCATATATCGCTCACAGTCTAACATTTAAAGGGAAGGAAGGTGGCACTGTTTtgtcttttgtctttttaatttgtttattggtttaatttcttgttatttttatttttttgtttttgaacttaAGAGAAGGTGTGTCGAgcttgatattttaaatatgttctattatttatgttttatttatttttgagttttaaaaatatttttttaaaaatttaaaatttttttatttttttctttgcatcaaattaatatatttttgaatgttttcaaattattttgatgtgctgatgtcaaaaataatttttaaaaaataaaaaaaatattatttgatgtattttcaagtgaaaattactttaaaaataaccgcaaccacgttttcaaataaaaaataaagtatttccttaataataataataataataataataataataataataatctctttCATGTGATCAAAATGATCCTAAATAAATTCTCCAATTCAATTACCAAAGAATTTCTGGTCAacatatcttataaaaaaaaattataaacacacTTACCGTAGAAAAAAAACGAGCAATCGTCCAAATGGCACAAAACAATgctataaaaacattttaaaaaaaaaattattttgcccCTCGTTAAATAGAGAGGAGAACATGTATGCTAGAATTAATTACCGGACCCCACTCAAGAAGGTCCCACAATCAGGTGACGACGTGGTCCTAGCGAAGCATTTAACCACGGTTAAGCCActcccaaaaataaataaaacgctTCCTTTCCCTCCTTGACCACCCtccctctcctctcttctcCTGCACGCAGGCGAGATCGAGACGTGGGGTCTTCCACACAGAAAAGTGAGAGAAATGACAGTATTTGCGAACTCCGGCGCCGTATTTCTAGCCGGAAAACAGGTGTTTCCAGTTGATTACCAGGCAGAGGTTTCACAGAAACTCGTCGATGCTTCGcataataatgatttaaaacTGGCACTCCAGTGTCTTGAAGATCCTTTTGTGGACGTCAACTTCATCGGAACTGTCAGCTTGAAGTCAAAGAAGACTGAAGTCTTGTTGCACGATGAGGCGGCACATGAAGTTCATGTTGAATACGAGGAGTTCAAGACCGACGTTACTGCTCTCTTCCTCGCTGCTCATGCCGGAAATTTAACACTTGTCAGAAAGCTACTGGTAATAAACTCACTGCCCCtcccctcatttttttttcctgtgctAGACCTTCGCTTCATTTTCAGACAAAACAGAGTTTGATTCGTTTTTCGTgtcagaaaaaaacaaaaaaaatgttgtttaaCATGTTTTAGAATTTAGACATTATCactgctctttttatttttatttttatttctatttctgTGACGAAATAAATCATCTTGATGTATATTTTTTCGCATGTAAATGATAAAACATTTTGAttatggagatttttttttaaatttgaactttGATCATTGTGATTCCAGCTAGAAATATGGCAATAGCATCAACAAATTCCTTAAATTAGTAACggtaaaaatctaagaaaaattaATCCTTACAATTACTTGAGGATTGCCATAATGAGGAATGATTTGGGTGTAAAAATGTGTAACTGGGATAAATCCGTAAGGATgtgtataaatttattttaattattttttttcacttcaattCTGCATAACGCGTGACGCGTGCACTGAGAAATatctaggaaaaaaaacctGACAAATAAGCCTCCGAGAGATCACGTGACGTATGCTGCAGATTTCATGATCTTCTCAACATTCACTACAAGTAAATTATTCTCTGGTCcctgattttgaaaaaaactataattagcCCCTCAAGAGTCTACAAGAGTTAAGGAACTAAGTTATAGGGTTTCAAATATAAAGGACTAAGTTATAATTGTGTTCAAAATCCAAATACTAGAGAATAATTTCACTCCACTATACAGAAGTCTGAAAGCTATTTCAACAACTGCCTGCTTTGGATACTTGGAATCTTCAACGTAACAAATGCCAAGTACAATCCTGCTCACCAAGATCCTGCAGAGAGCTTATCTAAAATCTGGGCTCAATCAAACATAGCTTTTCCCTTTATAATATTCCACCTGCTATACTGTCCTGTTAACTGCAGAGGGTGAGGTCAGATCATAGATTTGATTCATTTGAGATATCGGGGCCAGGACTTTTCCCCCCTCTACTGGTAGTTTCTGTCATGACTTTTACCATTCTATACTATTACACCTTGCACATATTACTTTTACGTTACAAGAACCTTTCTGTATTCAtgttcaaaaaaaagaagaataattgtatgacaaaaaaaaaaaaaatcctttcttGCTTGCTGAATCATATTTCTGACTTGTTATATTCTGGCACTGAATGGAACTATTATTAACTTAGTAATTGATGATGCCGTTTCAATTTAATGGTTTATATCGTAGCTGGCTCTTGCTGTGCTTGATGACGGCACCACATTTATCTTTTTCACTGGCGGTATAATTTGCTGCTTGATGATGCCTTTTTGCTGCTTAAAAATTTGTCGTGCTGCGTGACAGAGTCTTGGAGCCAATGTAAATCAGAAACTGTTTCGAGGCTATTCCACAACAGCAGCAATAAGGGAGGGGCATTTGGATATATTAGACATACTAGTGAAATCTGGGGCATCTCAGGAGGCATGCGAGGAGGCTTTATTAGAGGCAAGCTACCTTGGGCAGGCCAGGCCTGCAGAGCTGCTCATGGGGTCTGACTTGATACGCCCACAAGTTGCTGTTCATGCACTTGTATCTGCATGCTGTCGAGGGTTTGCCAATGTAGTCGACACACTCGTCAAGGTAACCCACTCATGTCACTTAAAAAGCTCCGCATAGTAGACTTGCAGATTTCTGAAAAGGTATAACTTCAGTACTTCAAAAAACTTTGAGTTAATCAATTTCACACTAGAAACTGGTACTGATTTCAAGGGTTTGACGAGTTGAGAAACTATGACAGGATTCTGAAGGATATTAGATTCCTTGACAACCCTTTTAACGGATCAAAATAATGCACCTTTACCagatttttactttgtttctaATGAATGTTTGATATAAGTTGCAGCATTTTAGCATCGATTCACCTTTTCTTCCAGCAAGTATATCACTTGTCAATTTGACTTGCTTTTATCTGTGAAGAGAAATAGTAACATAACCCAACAGTGAGCATTTATGGTCCGCTGTATTATTGTTATGAGAAAATCGCTTCAAATTTTTATCCAAGAGCAATATTTCTGACTAAACGGTTGTTCTGACTTTGCTTTGCATAGCAGTGTTGAGTTTAAGCGAACCAATTTGATATTGCGAATTTACACTGAGACTCTAAAGTTGTGACAGTGTGGAGTAGATGCCAGTGCAATCGATAGGGTTCTGCTTCGATCTTCTAAGCCACCACTTCATGCTAATGTTGACTGTAATGCACTTGCTGCTGCCATTGTTAGTAGACAGATCTCTGTTGTTAGATTGCTGCTGCAGGTAAACATTTTGGTTCCTAACTATCACAATTCACGAAGCTCATCATAAAAGATGGATCTTCTAGCGATCCTAGTCAAAATGGCATGTATCAAGGATAACATGTTCGAAGTGTAGGACCAGTGAAGCTATGCAACCTGATATTGTTGCTTGAAGTGTGAATTGTGCCTTGTCagaatattttcataaaatggAGTTATTAATGGAAGAATTGAACCATCAGTCGGAGCATTTACCTCCCCTAACTAgatttaatgtatttaattttgtcCACACATGAGAAATCCTATAGGCACTGAAGAACCACGCTTTGCTTTGTGTATGTGCTTAGCAAGTCCTTAGGTTTATAGCTTTTGAAGGTTAGTCTGGTTTCTTCTTGACGCATGAGGGTGTACAAGATATGTAAAATTATTCTGTTGCTTGAATGGTGTCATTTTTTGAGAATTTAATCTGGTCATACATTCTTACGACAACAAAGGTTCTGTTACCAAGTATTTGTATGGGTGGGTGCGGAGTATGGGGTCCTTAGGTATGCTTCAGTGAAATGTGCTATATATGAATGAAATCAATATACTTCTATGGCGGTCCTCATGTTTGCCATTTTCTGACATGACCTTACTTTGTCGGTATATTAGAGAAAGTAATTTATTGATTGAACATTCTTATTTTAGCACAAGTACTGCTGATCATTCGCCATGGTTTTTAACTTTTGGAAACTGGAAACAGGTTGGAGTTGGGACGGACATGAAGGTGAGACTGGGAGCCTGGTCTTGGGACATGGACACCGGGGAAGAATTCCGAGTTGGTGCAGGACTAGCTGAAGCGTATTCAATCACCTGGTGTGCTGTGGAGTATTTTGAAGCCAGTGGTGCTATATTGCGCATGCTCCTTGAGCACCTCTCTCCTAACATCCCTCACTTTGGGAGAACTCTCATCCACCATGCCATTCTATGCAGTAATGCACGGGCAGCAGAAGTGTTACTCAATTGCGGTGCAGATAAAGAACTTCCAGTGAAAACAACTTTGAAAAATGATTTACGTCCAGTGCATTTAGCTGCACGGCTTGGAACACTGAAAGTTCTTGAACAGCTGGTCTTTGCTAGCTGTGATCTCAACTCTAGAACAGATTCCGGAGAAACTGCCTTAATGATATGTGCTAGGTACAGGCAAGAAGAGTGCCTAAAAGTTCTTGTCTCAGCTGGTGCTGATCTTGGTCTGGTTAATTCAGCTGGTCTGTCTGCTAGCTCAATAGCAAGGTCAGCTAGATGGGCTCTTGGCTTTCAGCAAGCTGTGGTAGATGCGATTCGAGACGGGAAGAGTGCCAAGTCAAGCAATGCTGCAGTGTTTTCCCCTTTAAAGTGTGTGGTTCAAGCAAATGCTGTTGAGGCCCTGAAAAAACTTATTGAGCAGTCCTATATTGATCTTGATGAACAAGATGATGATGGATTCTCTGCTGCCATGACTGCAGCAGCTAATGGTTACATCGAGGCTTTCCGGTTGCTTGTCTATGCTGGAGCTAATATAAAGCTTCAGAACAGATTTGGTGACACGGCAATCAGCTTATCAGAGTTAAACCAACATGGCGAGGCAATTGAAAAGGTGATGATAGAGTACGCACTCAAAGAGGGATATAACTATTCCGCCAGCATTCATGCTCTACATCGTGCAGCACGCAGGGGAGACTTAgatttggtttgtattttagCTAGAAAGGGTTATGATGTCAATGCATCGGATGG
This window contains:
- the LOC133697039 gene encoding uncharacterized protein LOC133697039, producing MTVFANSGAVFLAGKQVFPVDYQAEVSQKLVDASHNNDLKLALQCLEDPFVDVNFIGTVSLKSKKTEVLLHDEAAHEVHVEYEEFKTDVTALFLAAHAGNLTLVRKLLSLGANVNQKLFRGYSTTAAIREGHLDILDILVKSGASQEACEEALLEASYLGQARPAELLMGSDLIRPQVAVHALVSACCRGFANVVDTLVKCGVDASAIDRVLLRSSKPPLHANVDCNALAAAIVSRQISVVRLLLQVGVGTDMKVRLGAWSWDMDTGEEFRVGAGLAEAYSITWCAVEYFEASGAILRMLLEHLSPNIPHFGRTLIHHAILCSNARAAEVLLNCGADKELPVKTTLKNDLRPVHLAARLGTLKVLEQLVFASCDLNSRTDSGETALMICARYRQEECLKVLVSAGADLGLVNSAGLSASSIARSARWALGFQQAVVDAIRDGKSAKSSNAAVFSPLKCVVQANAVEALKKLIEQSYIDLDEQDDDGFSAAMTAAANGYIEAFRLLVYAGANIKLQNRFGDTAISLSELNQHGEAIEKVMIEYALKEGYNYSASIHALHRAARRGDLDLVCILARKGYDVNASDGDGYTPLMLAAREGHGKVCELLISRGAQCDIENERCETALSLATKNGYKNEAEHVILDELSRQLVLEGNRVKKHIKCGKGAPHYKLLRMVDASGALRWGKSSKRNVVCKGAEVGPSTKFRWNRRKKLDVEDPGMFHVITTKNREVHFVCEGGVEMAELWVRGIKLITREAIFGKKKE